A stretch of DNA from Parvularcula bermudensis HTCC2503:
CCTCCGGGGGCTCCTGCCCCCGAATGATCGTCGCCCCCCCATAGCGGGTGAGACCCCCGATTTGCTGGTGGCCGCGGAAAACATGACTACCCTCGGCGCCTATTATGCCGCAAGGGGCACGCCCCCGGAAACCGCGGCGGGGCTTTTGTCCACCGCCTATGACCTCAGGGCCTCTCTGTTGGGCATCGATCATCAAGATACGATCCATTCTGCCCTGCTTCTCGGTCCCGTGTACGAACGGATGGGACAGGTCGACAAAGCCGTGCCGCTCTATCTCGACGCTTTCCATGCCCAAGAGAGGACCTATGGGGCCAATCACCCCGTCCTGAGCCTATATATCCGTCTTTTGGTATCCGCTTACGAAGAGCAGGGCCGAATGACAGAGGCAGAGGCGCTGAACCTCCATATGCGGAATATCTTCAGTGATGCCTTTGGCGCGAGGCGCTACGCTGCCAACCAGGACCGGGACCGCACAGCGGACATCAACCGGCCCGTGTCCGAGGCGTTTCCCCTCCCCGCCTCTTACAAGCCCGACGATTTGGTGGCCGCGGGCGCCGAGGCAATCCCCCTATCGAAACTGCCCCATCTCGACGAAATGAAAATCCGCATGGCCAGCATCGACGAGACGACATCGATGCCGGCTTCGCTCTCGGCTCTCCTTTCCCAATGCGAACAGCCGGGGGAAGCGCTTTCCTTACGGTCCGGCTATCGCAGCTACGATACCCAGGCGCAGCTCTATCGCCGCGCCGGACCCAAGGGCCGGGTAACGCCGCCAGGCACCTCCGAGCATCAATTGGGCTTGGCGGCCGATATCGATGTCAACGGACGGTTCATGCGCGCCAGCGATCGGGCCTATCGGTGTTTTGAGGAAAATGCGTTCCGCTATGGGTTCATCCTCACCTACCCCCAGGGCAACGATTATTTGGGCGCGGATGACGGGTTCGAGCCGTGGCATTGGCGGTTCGTCGGCCCCCGCACGGCCCTGCTCTATCGAGAAATCGGTCCCTTGGGGAAACCGCAGGAGTTTCTTGCCGCCCTCCCCTGCTATGAAGAGCGAGCGATGTCGGGTCTGTTCTTGAGCGTCGAGGGGCGTGATGTATGTCTCGATACCCTTGCATCGGAGACGACAGCGCAAGATGATAAGGCAAAAGGGCGGGGAGAAACCGGTTAATTTATGGGACATCAGGAATATCTCCGCCGCACAGCCTTTGTGCGATGCCTCTTCATTGAGCCGCCAAAGGATGTGGTCCGCGCCGCGGCAGACCACCCAATAGAGTTCGTCGGAAGCGAACGTCAGCCCGATATCGTTCTGGCCGATCTCCGCGAGATCCCCGACGAGCAGCTCGCGGGGCGGATCGCGACGGCCCAACAGGCCGCAACCGGCACGCCCCTCCTGTTCTTGATCGGCGGGGACCAACGCCGCGCCGCGCCGATCCTCTCGGCCGTCTCAATCGACACCGTCGTGAT
This window harbors:
- a CDS encoding D-alanyl-D-alanine carboxypeptidase family protein, producing MRRSGREILALFLLIASGVYGLGFWSLVTFDPDSAWTRYELLDESGRTARAAWHGSKAIALRLEDGLDGPETQNMQLIVAGAHDRAGDPDEAIRLYRAVLEGPMGEEMRPADEMAIVYRIADLHLTQGRVVEAASLAVRIVEAAGAGHVAHSRVPDAETALYTDYLDRLSTDLRGLLPPNDRRPPIAGETPDLLVAAENMTTLGAYYAARGTPPETAAGLLSTAYDLRASLLGIDHQDTIHSALLLGPVYERMGQVDKAVPLYLDAFHAQERTYGANHPVLSLYIRLLVSAYEEQGRMTEAEALNLHMRNIFSDAFGARRYAANQDRDRTADINRPVSEAFPLPASYKPDDLVAAGAEAIPLSKLPHLDEMKIRMASIDETTSMPASLSALLSQCEQPGEALSLRSGYRSYDTQAQLYRRAGPKGRVTPPGTSEHQLGLAADIDVNGRFMRASDRAYRCFEENAFRYGFILTYPQGNDYLGADDGFEPWHWRFVGPRTALLYREIGPLGKPQEFLAALPCYEERAMSGLFLSVEGRDVCLDTLASETTAQDDKAKGRGETG